TGGGTTCCTCACCTGAGATGGGACTTGACCGAAGGTCCTCTGGGGAGGCAGGACACCAGCCACAGAGCTGGAGgcatctcagggtcccggaaagGCTGTTGCTAGCCTGTTGTCCTCCCCAGATCTCACGGTGTTGAGACAGACCCAGAGCTGGCCAGCCGCTTCCACATCCACTGCCCAAAGGGGTACAGAGCCCTCATTCTGAGCCTGGGACTACCAGACCCCAGAGCCCACTAGCTCAGGGAACAACAGGCTTGGACTGAGAATGAGGGGCGTGGGGGCCAGGTTGCTCAGAGCGTGGGGATGTGCTCAGCAGCTGGCCTCTCAGGGGTTCTGAGATCCTGTCCCCTGGCTTCAGCTGGTACACATGATCACCTCACCTCACTAGGCTTCAGTGCCCTTGTCTGGAAGTGGGGTCAATGGTCATCCCCTTTCTGTGCTGTGGGATGTCATGAGACCTCAGGGAGTCTATGCCTTGAGCAGTCCTGGGAGACAGGGAAGCCAAGGGCTCtatctctcccctctccctccctctcacctgGTACAGGCCCTGTGTGGACTGACTTGGCCAAGGCACTGAAGCTGGAATGGGCATCCTTGGGCCACAACCCTCCTCAGGGATGTCTGGTGCCCACCTCACACTGGCCCGCTGCTCACCTACTTCTGGGGCTCCCCACCCTTGTGCGAGGCTGGCTGCACTCCATCCTGGCCTCAGGTTGGTCCCAGGCTGCTTCTGAACTGCCTGCGGTCTGAGGGACTGGCCCATGACTAGTGTGGTGACGATGATAGTGTTATTGGTGACAAGGATCATGGACCgccgggcatctgggtggctcagttggttgggtgacagccttcggctcaggtcatgatcctggagtcccaggatcaagtcctgcatccagctccctgctcagtggggagtctgcttctcctctgaccctctcccttctttcacactcgctctctctctcattctctctgaaataaataaaatctttaaaaaaaaaaaaaaaaaaaagatcatagacCTCCATGACCGACTTTCCATTCAAGATTCTGGCCAGAGGTCCACAGAATGGTCTGGGAAGCCTGCTTGCAAGAAGGCCCCTACACTCTgtgcctctctccttttcttgacAGACTCATCCCACCtgtactttttctttgttctcagatGGGAAGATTCTGTCAGCTGAGGCCTGGACCTTGTCATCCTGGGAAGTGCCTCAAACCTGACCTGCCatgtcccctcctcccagcccaagTGGACAGGCTGATGGTAGTGGGCCAGCGGGCTGGCCTCCATGTGACCTGGCCACAGAGCCCCTAGAGGAGGGCACAGGGATTGGCATGGAGGGGGTTGTAGCCCAGAGACTCCAAGATCACCTCCCAAGATTGTCTTCCTGCAGCACAAGCAGATGCCATGTGGATCAGTGCCTCCTCCCCCCACTACCCCAGACCCTGAGGACATCCTCCTCTACAGCCGGCTTTGTCCGAGAGTGTTGTAAGCGTCCTCTTTAACGCGTGTTTGATCACCAGTCCCTCAAAGGCCTCTTTAGCAAAATCATTGTGTTTCTTTTGACCTACACACCATTTGGGGctcaccttccctccagccccgTGAGAGGGACTCTGTCCATCCCAGCAATGTGCTCTCAGCAAGACAGTGGCCTTCTCTGACCTTTGGTTTACTTTTCGTTAGGTGGGCGGGGGGGCAGGGTTTCAAGTGACCTCTGTAGGACCACTATGAGGGTGAGAGTGGCAGTACCCACAGGCATCAGGTACTCTGCGTACTCCAATCACAAGCCAGATTGGCAGACTGTCTCTCTAAAGGGCCAGATCCCGAACAATGCCAGCTCTGTGGGCCACACCACGTGTGGGGACTACTCCACTAAGCTGTGGGGACGCTAGAGCAGCACAGTAAGCACCCAGGTGTGGCTGTATGCTAATAACCTGTTATTTACAAAGATAGGTGGTGGCTGGTAGGCTGGTTTGCCAGATGCTGATGGAAGAGGAGGCATGAGGACCCACTGGCTCAGACAGGGGCTTCACTCTGGTCACCTGGACACAGTGCCCTGGCCAGTGGTGACCCAAATGGGAGCATCTCGTCACTGCCTCTGGAAACACTTGTCCCCTGGAAAGGGCCAGACCCTGTGGCCCTTCCCACTTGTCTCTGTCCAGAGGTCCTCGCCAGCCCCCACTGGGCCTCTCCATGGCCTCAGCAGGTGCTGCCCCCGACCTCACCACCCCAGTTCAGTTACAAAGCCCCTAAGCACCCTTGATTCTTTACCTCCCTTCCCGAGGCCTGACTGCCCTGTTCAGAGTGTTTGCAAGAGCTCAGCTGTCCTGGGACAGTTCAGGTAGGCGGCAATCCAGCTCCGCGCGCCACCCCCCCCAAACGGGACTAGGGCTGATCAGAGACAGACAGCCAAGGGGCGGAACTGGTGGATCCCAGGAGGCGAGGGGCTGCACGCCTCCCGAGACCTGCACTTGTCACCTCGTAGAAGAATGAACCCCAGTCATACAGAGGCCACCGGCCTGCCTTGCCCGTGATGTTTGACAAATGCCCAGGGCTCCTGAGCCTCCTAGCCCTCCGGTCTAGTCCCACTCTGGCCTCATCACAGCAGCTCTCTGCTATATGGCCAACTCACCCACTGTGCCCTGACCCACCCAGGCCCTGGCAGCCGAAGGCCCAGAAGTGTACGCCTGTTGTGTGTTCCTGTAGCGTGCACCCCGAGTGTGTGTTCCCATAGCGTGTGCCCGCGGTGGGTGTTACTCTTGTACACACCCCTGGTGTGCATTCTGACAAGTGTACCCAAGAGTGCACTCCTGCACTGTGTCTGCCTGTTGGAGGCTCTATCAGTCCCCTCTCCCCTATCTGGGCCTCACAGGGACGGTAAACTTTGGGAAGGTATCAGATAgatgcagggtcctgggaggaggtggggtgtattggggtggggctgggcgcCCAGTTCTGGGTGAGAGCTGGCAGGGGGAAGGGGTCAGGGAGGGCAGATGGGCATGGTGGCAGGTACGTGGCAGGGCGGGTCCCAGGCCCCAACCCTGGGAGAGCCCCATTCCTGAACTGCGCCCCCTGCCGGGGCAGACCAGGGCCATATTGGCCCCCGGCTGATACCTCATTCACATCCTCCGGGACTCGAGCCCACGCTGGCCACCAGATTGAATGAGCTGAGAGGCCAACTGATGAGATGTTGTGGAAACAGATTCTCCAGGTAATTGGACAATGGGTGTTTGTTGGTGGTCTCGATGGAGGGGGTAGGGGATGCCCACCTGCGAGGGAGAGGTTGCTGTCTGAATCCcttcagtggggggagggggttctgCATGCTGGGTGGGTTTTCAGGTAAACAGAGCCTCCAGAGGCCGACATCATCAGCCTCCGGTGTGGGGctccctggggcaggggccaAGGGAGGTGGGCTTCAGATGGAAATATAGACAGGATGAGCTCCCAGAGCCCTCAGTTCCAGCAGGCCAGCCTTGACCAAGGATGGATTCCTAAGGCATGATTACAGGGCCCAGGATCCCACCCATCGGAGGATCTGCCTGGATGCTCACCTTGGCAGTGGGCTCTGGTGCCCCTCCCTGGTGTCCCCCTGATGTCTGGAGCCAGGGCGGGATTCCATGGTCCCTTAAATTCCCATTGTGGCACGTGCCATGCAGCAGGGTGACTCCCTATGGTCAGCATTATAAGCCGGGGACTGGTCTCAAGCTGACAGCGTCCAATGGGGCCCCTATCGTGTGGGATCCCCTCGGGGACATACCCTTAATGCAAGCTGTGCACCCAGGACCTCAAGCTCTCAGGTGGACCGGCCCCTCCCCTGGCCTTGGTTTCTTGCCTTTGAAAGGGACCCAGGGCGCTCCCAGGTGCTGTGTCAGCTGGAAATTTTAAGGGGGAACGTAGCTTGTGTTCGGAGGTGGGGGTAAtggaaaggtggggagggggagcttCAACTCCCTACTGCCACGCAAGCCCTTTTAGTGATTAGACACCATGGGGCTGGGAATCCTATTAGTCCCGGTTCTGTGAGCAAGTGCTTTCCCCTACCAAACCTCATTTTCACCCCCCGTaagataggaaaacaaaatagcCTCCTAGGTGGATTCAGTAGACCTCTGTCGGCCCTCCATCCACCTGGGCGCTGGGTGCATTCAGGAGGCTGCTCCTGCTCGCTTGGCCTacgctgggcctcagtttccccactgcaTGCAGCTTGGCGTGCTGGAACTGCTCAGCCCTGGGTCCAGTGCCCTCCTTCCCTGACAGGTGACCTTGCCTGTTATCGAGCTGGCCTGCCCCTGCAGCTACTGCCCCGAGAAGATCAATAAGGAGTGGGGCCTTGAGGGGCATGACCGGCAGTGGGGGCTGGCAGCCATACccctgggagaggcaggcccTTTCACGAGTgggctgcccctctcctccccccgccccccggagccaaggaagggggcagggaaacGCCAAGGGCATGCACATGGTCTAGAAGTTGGGAGGTGAATGTGAGCGAGAAGTGAAGACTGAGGAGGGGACCAATGGACGGTGGGGGGTGAGCCCATCACTGGTGGAgggctggcagggctggggagcaggcacGGGACAGGAAAGAGAGAGTACAGCACTGCTGGGGTGCCCTGACCCCTCTAAGATGTGTCAATgccaccagccccccaccccctcccagagcTATTTCTGGCCTTGGTGTGCTGAGCTGTGGCCTCTTGTTCTGCCGTGTAACTGCGGTCTGTGACGTGACCCTTCTGGGGACGTTCTTGGTGCTCGAGAGGGTCCTGAGCTGACCAGTGTCCTGGTTGTGCCCCAGCTGTGTAACCTCCCCTCTCTCAGCTTACTCACCCCGGTCTTCTGGGAGTGAGGGGGGCGGCAAGCAGCCACTCAGAGCCTCCCTGGAGATGTCCCTTCCCAGCCACAGATGGCCCAGGAGGGAGCTATGTACCCCTGGTGCCTGCCTACACCCTCGCAgcctgggctccatccctggcTTGGCTGGATGTGGCCCCTTCTTTTGCCCATCCTTCCTCCTGGACCATCTCCAGGTTGGAGCAATCCGGGGCTTAACTGCTCTCTACCTCAGtctcctaatctgtaaaatgggcttgtgatattataaagaaaatggattcttaGGCAGCTCTGACTCATGCCTTCTATGCCAACTGGTAGAATCTCATGTGGCCCCCTGGAATAGGGTGTTTCTGCCACCCTATTGCCACAAGGAGAACCAAGGGCACTGAGCAAACAAGGTGGCCAGTCCTGTGCTGTATCTATGACCTCATGGGGTGGGGGCGGCAGGCGGCAACAGAAGGGTCCCCGAGGACCTGGGGGGAGCCGCACACCCCAGCCCAGGCTAGGAGACCCCCGAGAGAAGTAAAGGCAAGGAAGCAGAGACCTCCCCTGCACCTATAGCCTCTGGCAATCTCCGCTCCCAAGCTGCTGACCTCAGCAGCTGCCTGTCCGCCCGCCCACTGGCTCCTGCGGCTGCTGGTGAGTCCCCAGAAGTCTCCCGCCCCTCCTGGCTCCTCTCCctactcctccccttccttccccccacaccctgcaGTGCCCATGAAGGAGAACCTGGGCCCTTTGCTGCCCTGGCGCAGGGGCAGCAATGCAGGTGCTCTTTGGGACCACACCCAGACCTGATGGGATTTAGGCCACATGGCCTCGTTAGTGgtcattcctgctttgtccagCTGCCCTAGTGGGAGAGGCCCTGAGCAGAAGCCAGTCactgcctcccccccccacagCCTCCCAGGCAGAAATGGCCAGTCCTTCCCCAGTGGTGGCCTTTGTGCCATCAGCACTGCTCCTGTGGCAGAACTGAGCTAAGGGAGAAGTCCCTCCCATGAACCCATGGGTAGGGCACTGGAGAAGCCCCCTAACCTGACAGGGCCATTCTGAGGTGAGGACTAAGGAAAAGAGGAGGCCCGAGTCAGCCCCAGGGAAGTCAGGAAAAGGACCGGCTCCAGTCTGTGCGAGGCTCAGGGGGCCAGGCGGCCTGGTGCGGGAGTGTGCCTTTGCTGTGAGTGaaccagggctggggcagggctgttTTCTTGTCATGTGCTTGGAGGCGAGCTGGTATTGAATGCTCTCTGAGAGCAGGAGCCCAGTGAGGCTGGGTACAAGTGGGAGGTGGGACTGAGGGGATGGGCTAGGAGGACAGGTTAGGGGACAGGATCGGGAGACCAGATGGCAGGGGCACTTTTTAGGGTTCGGAGGGGGTTAGATGAGTGACTGGGTCCAGCCCCTGGGGTGGGGTCAGGGATCACCATCCCGAAACCTGGCAGGGCCTCCTGTGTCCCTAGGGCCCCTGCCGTGAGTAGGAACACAGGCCGCAAAGTTGAGTTTGATTATCTCATAAAAAGATGCCCCCTCTGCTTGCTCAGCGGAGGGGTTGCCATGGAGACCAGCAGGCAGGCCCCAAGGGGGGCCAGACTGGAGCCAATTACCGAGGCTGCAGCAAGGAGCAAGCCCACCACTGGCCGCTGCACTGACAGCACAGCCGTGCAGAGGGACCGACCCTCAGAAGTTGGCTTCCGAAAAGCGGTCAGCTCAGCAGGAATGGAGCCATGCCTGACGCCAGATTCCCAGCAGGGCCAAGCCACACTGCTGCTCTGCCACTTATCCCCATGGCATAGCTCAGCCCTGGAGCCTCGCTTGGGCCATTCCTGGAGTGGGTGTACCCCAAGCACGTGGCTTACAGCCTGCTGGgggcctgggcaggggagggctggaggctggaggagcAGCTGGTTCTGGGGAAGTCAGCTGAACCTGACACCAGCCCAGCTCCCAGACCATGGCTTCAGGCCTGCCTGGCAGCGGGGAGAACCAGCTCAGATGGTGGCAAACATGGTTACGACGGGTGGCTGCCCACATAGCCTGCTGGGTGGTGTGGCCCAGTTGGGGTGGCCGGGTGCGGCTGATGACATTGGCATGCCTGTGATGTAGCACGGTTGGTGACGTGGCCCATCCGTGGTGGTGAAGTCCAGAGCCCAGCCTGGTGAGTACCCGgagcccccatcccaccccatccCACGTCTTCCTCTTCCGTGAGTCCTCGGGGACAGGAAGTGCTGTTTTCAGAGCGTAGTGACAGGTGAGACGCTGGGGTAAGGGCTGGCATAATCAGGCCCGACTTCCCTGAGAAGCCCCATCAGGAGAGAGCCTGCAGAGGATGTCAGCAGTTTAAGTAGCACAGGAGGCTGAGGGGCCCTCACAGCCTCCTGGGCATGGCCAGCCTGGCGAGGGGTGTCCTGGGTATGGGGAGTTCTATACCAGGCTTGCCTCTCTGGACCCCCCCTCCAATCCTTACCGGGCAGTTAACAAACAGCCCCATTGGGGAGGCTGACGGAACACAAGGGACAGATGAGTCCCAGGAAGTGGGTGCCTATATCCTGGGGACCAAAGCCCAGGAGGGCAGACTGTTTATGATCATGAAACATGCTGGCCTTGCTATGGCTCTGGGCCTGGGGCATGCATCTGTGCCGGCCCAGATAGGATCCAGTGTGGCGAGGGCCCCAGCATGAATGGGGGGCCCCAAGTTCACAGGTCTGGGAGGGGGAAGCTGGTCCGTGGTCCCGTCCTTCCTCCCACCCgtctccagccccagccctcagCCGGCCTCCTGTGTGCGGAATCCTGCTCTGCGCTAACTGCCAAGAAAGGTGTTAGCTGTCAATGCAGGTGTTATCTGTCAACGAAGGTGTTAGCTGATAAGCCATAACCCTCCCAGGGGGATTCACGTTTTAATAGGCTTGCTCCTGAAGGAGGAAAGAACCTTCGACATTGGAAGAGGGGGGCTGTAATGGTGGGATGAGAGGCAGTGAGCTTCGTATTTGGCTGTGTGGCCCCAGTGGGGGAGACCAGGGTGGATGCAGTGCCCCAAGAGTGTAGGTCTTTGGTGAGGCCCTGTGTGGGTCTGGCCTCGAGAtggtggtggggcagggaggggggatggATAGGAGGAACTGTGCAGGCATCGATTGGTGGGAAGGAGTAAGCTCCTCACCCAGGGAGGAGATCAAGCAGAGAATGAGGCCGAAGGGAGGAGGCTGCAGGAGGAGTTCCATGCCAAGTCAGGATGTGTGGAGGAGGGAGCAGCCTGCCTGGAGGGGGCTTATGGGGCGGGCAGGGCTGCACCTGCCTGGCTCCCTTGCCCCTGCCCTTGGGCGTCCAGGCTCCTGATCCTATAAGAGCAGAGTTGCTCCGGAGCCCATGGTGCCTGTAAGTTTCGTGTCCTGTGCTGGTGGGACCCAGACCCCCTACAGGAGGGCTGCTAGGGGTTGTGGCTCGCGGCTCTGAGGCCCTTGCGGTTTCTTCATTAAAGCACAGCTTTGTGCCATGGTGAGGTCTCCTCAGAATCCGGGCAGCCCTCGGGCCTTAGGGGCTCTGGGAACCTGGGCAGGGGGCCTGCACAGGGCACAGAGTCTGAGCCCCAgtgcaccctcccccccaccccgaccttCCTGCAGCCTGGGAGGGCCCTCAGGAGGAGCTGCTGCAGAAGCAGCTGGAAGCCCGGCAGCTGGCTGCCTGGCAGACCTGGGCATGAGCCTCAGCCCTGTGTGAGCTCAGCTGACCTGGTCCTTTGTGTTTACCAAGGGCTTCTCTCCCAGCCTGGCTAATGGGGCAGGGCTGACAGGGATGGTGGGCAGGCCCGCGGCGCTCCCTGGTGTACTGAGAAGATGTCTGCAGGCTTGAGTGTCCATCTCAGGAGGGCTTCCAGTGGGCCTTGGTGGTGATCCAACCAACCTCGAGTGGCTGGTGATCCAACCATCCTTGAGGATGCCCAGTGCAGAGTGTGGAACCCCCTGGTAGGTTTCAGCAAAGTTGTTTCCATGTGGCAGGCGGAACAAGGATCCCAGCCTCTGAGTCTTCAGGGCTGACAGCATGTCCTGGGCCCTGCTCAAGACCATCCCAAGGACTGATCCCAGGGGCCAGCCTGGCTCCAGCATGCCCACCAGCCTCACGGGGCCCTCAGCCCATTAACCGCTGTCTCCTCTGCCCACAGGGAGCCAGCTGCTGGCCTGGGTGCTGTGGCTACAGGCGTGGCGGGTGGCAGCCCCGTGCCCGGGGGCCTGTGTATGCTACAATGAGCCCAAGGTGACAACAAGCTGTCCGCAGCAAGGCCTCCTGGCCGTGCCCACCGACATCCCGGCCGCCAGCCAGCGCGTCTTCCTGCATGGCAACCGCATCGCTCACGTGCCCGCCGCCAGCTTCCGTGCCTGTCGCAACCTCACCATCCTGTGGCTGCATTCAAACGCGCTGGCCCGCATTGACGCAGCTGCCTTCAGCGGCCTGGCCCTCCTCGAGCAGCTGGACCTCAGCGACAATGCGCAGCTGCGTGCCGTGGACCCCACCACATTCCGCGGCCTGAGCCGCCTGCACACCCTGCACCTGGACCGCTGCGGCCTGCAGGAGCTCGGCCCCGGGCTGTTCCGCGGCCTTGCTGCCCTGCAGTACCTCTACCTGCAGGACAACGGGCTGCAGGCGCTGCCAGATGACGCCTTCCGCGACCTGGGCAACCTCACACACCTCTTCCTGCACGGCAACCGCATCCCCAGTGTGCCCGAGCGCGCCTTCCGTGGCCTGCACAGCCTCGACCGCCTCCTTCTGCATCAGAACCGCGTGGCCCGCGTGCACCCGCATGCCTTCCGTGACCTCGGCCGCCTCATGACGCTCTACCTGTTTGCTAACAACCTGTCAGCACTGCCAGCTGAGGCCCTGGCACCCCTGCGCGGCCTGCAGTACCTGCGGCTTAATGACAACCCCTGGGTGTGTGACTGCCGGGCACGCCCGCTCTGGGCCTGGCTGCAGCAGTTCCGTGGCTCCTCGTCTGAGCTGCTCTGCAGCCTGCCCCTGCGCCTGGCCGGCCGTGACCTCAAGCGCCTGGCCGCCGCTGACCTGGAGGGCTGCGCCATGGTGGCCCGGCCCTCGCGTCCCGTCTGGACTGGCAGGCCTGCTGACGAAGAGCTTCTGGGGCTGCCCAAGTGCTGCCAGCCCGATGCCGCAGACAAGGCCTTGGTGTTTGAGGCTGGGAGCCCGGCCTCTGCCGGCAATGCACTCAAGGGACGGGTGCCGTCCGGGGACAGCCCGCCGGGCAACGGCTCTGGCCCGCGGCACATCAACGACTCCCCCTTTGGGACCCTGCCTGGCTCGGCCgagcccccgctgagcaggatgCGGCCTGAGGGCTCCGAGCCCCCTGGACCCCCCACCACCGGCCCTCGCCGGAAGCCAGGCTGTTCCCGCAAGAACCGCACCCGCAGTCAGTGCCGCCTGGGCCAGGCAGGCagcgggggcggcggggccggggacGCAGAGGGCTCGGGCGCCCTGCCCAGCCTCACCCACAGCCTGGCCCCGCTGGGCCTCGCGCTGGTGCTGTGGACAGTGCTCAGGCCCTGCTGACCAGCCACCGAGTGGGAGGCCCTTCTCAACAGTCAGGTGTGTGTACATACGGGGTCCCCTCGGTGCCACCAGCCAGCACCAGGCAGCAGGCCCTCCCTGATGGACGCGTCCCGCCCGCCCACCCCATCTGCACCCCGTCATGTTTACAGGGTTGGGCGGAGCGTTTGTTCCAGAACGCCACCTCCCACCCGGATCGCGGTATATAGagatatgcattttattttacttgtgtaAAAATATCGGACGACGTGGAATAAAGAGATCTTTTCTTAAGCCGTGGCCTCTCAGGCTGGGgtgtggtgggcagggagaggcaggtggacCCTGGAGGGGCAGCCTTGCCCCGGTCACAGGCCCATAGAGGCCCGAAAGGGAAGGGAGCTGCCTGCTGCTGCATCCTGCCATTTCAACCCAGTAGCACCCATGGTGGTCACCAGGGATGCGTCAcacccctacccacctccccaccccctgcaccccaGCCCTGAAGATTAACGTCCGTTAGTCCATCAGGCAACTTAGCCACCTTCCCTTCAAGCTGGGTTGATAGCTGCATCTGTCTAGGGAGAGGTGTGAATCTGGCTGGACCACACACCAGGTGTAGCTAGTGCCCCCCCAGCTCCCCCACCTGCAGCTCCATGTGGGTTGTGGGGCGGGGTCCCAGGAGGACCTTGTGCGGGCAGACAGGGTGGCCCTGAAGGAGAGCTGAGTGGGTGAGGCCAGACCCCTCTGGCAGGGTCATGTGTACTCTCACACCACGGCTCACGGTCTCATTCCAGACCCGCGGCCAGGCCTGCCTAGGCTCATGCCCGGGTACATAAGTGTGCATTCACACCATGCCAACCCCAGACGCGGCCCTGCATGGGTCTACATGACCCCGCATACCCATGCACACCCACGGCAAGCACACGGGCAGGGCAAGGACCATGCGCGTGCTCACACAAGCACGCACACGTGTGCTTGCAGACACAGCACCCACAGCGCAGGCAAAAATATGCACACGCACGTTTTCTCAAGGCCTGGGCCCGTGAGGACGCAGACACAAAAGGGAAAGAGGCCACGTGGCCCATGGCTGAAGTTCCCCCATccccctggggcaggggcctcagggagcagggtgagggaggaagcacagtgagttgggggagggagtagGGGGAGCGTTGCTGGTGGAACCAGATGGCGGTGGGGGCGGCCAGGGCTCCAGAAGcccaagggagggaggaggagggggacttGCTCAGCAACCAGGCTCCCGGCTCCCCTACCCAGCTCCTCAGTGCCCACAGTGTGGGCTcagaccctccccaccctggggatGAGGACAGAGCCAAGGGACTCTTGATCCTGGGTGCACCAGCGCTGCCTgcgccaaccccccccccccactcacccACTGGTATGGGCCCTCACTGTTTGTCCTTCTGCACAAAGGATGTCAGCATATTTGAGCTCAAAGACCTGACTGCTTTGAGACTCCCCAGGCTCAGAGGGGGCAGCTCAGGCAGGCCCGCACAGGGGTAGGGACACTGGTGGTGCAAAGCTCCTGTTCCAGCCCCTCTGGACCTGGAGACCCTATTACTGTTCCTTGATCGCCTTTGCAGCGGCAGCTCTGTGGAGTCTGGTGTGGAGGTGTTGGATAGCCTCAGCCCTGTGCCTCAAGGCCTGCCATCAATGCTCCCCGGTTCCTGGTCCCTGGGCATCAGTGGGCAGAGCTAGGATGAGGGTTTTTTAAATCCAGCTTTCCCCAGAGCAGACCCTGCCACACCCAAGCAGATGCAGCCAAACTGCTAGGTCTGGGGAAGGGCTCCAAGCTGAGGCTGAGGGGTTTGCATAGCATGGTGGCCCCTGGGCTTCCACCACCTTCCTGGcggtcaggaaatggcagatgcccCTTTGCAAAAAGCAGCTGCCCACCTGAACTACTCAGCTTGCATACCTCTCAGGACAGGGCACTCACTCACTAAGTTGAGCCTGCTCCTCAGTGAGAGATACCTCAAGGCACTTTGAAGGCTGATTGTGTCTGTCTTCACCAGCTGGCCCTCACATGGGGGCTGGAAGCCCACTGGCACCTTGGAAGAGCCTGGGGCCCCATCCTGAGCCACGCCTTGCCTGACCGCCCCTGCCCCCAAGTCCTTGCCGGGCCCTGCCTCCATAGCACATGTTCCTAGAGGTGCCATCAGAGCTCACAGCCCCGACTTTGGGACTctgctccctctttccccctGGGAGGGAGAAACCTAGGCCATGGCAAGGAGCAGGGACAAGAGGCCAACTAGGTtttcagagggtgaagcaggtgGTGGGAGCCCAGGTGGAACTGGAGGGACTAGAGGGTCATATCCCACAGGTCTTGAAGCTTTGTCCTGAGATGGGCAAAGACAGGATCTGATTTCCAGAGAAGGTCCGTTAGGCTGCTGTGTGCCCAACAGAGGCTtatgcagtggggagggggaccGGGGCCCAAGCAGGGTGTGGTAAGGGGATCAGGAGGGACATGGCTGCATTTCGA
This DNA window, taken from Mustela erminea isolate mMusErm1 chromosome 13, mMusErm1.Pri, whole genome shotgun sequence, encodes the following:
- the RTN4R gene encoding reticulon-4 receptor codes for the protein MKRASAGGSQLLAWVLWLQAWRVAAPCPGACVCYNEPKVTTSCPQQGLLAVPTDIPAASQRVFLHGNRIAHVPAASFRACRNLTILWLHSNALARIDAAAFSGLALLEQLDLSDNAQLRAVDPTTFRGLSRLHTLHLDRCGLQELGPGLFRGLAALQYLYLQDNGLQALPDDAFRDLGNLTHLFLHGNRIPSVPERAFRGLHSLDRLLLHQNRVARVHPHAFRDLGRLMTLYLFANNLSALPAEALAPLRGLQYLRLNDNPWVCDCRARPLWAWLQQFRGSSSELLCSLPLRLAGRDLKRLAAADLEGCAMVARPSRPVWTGRPADEELLGLPKCCQPDAADKALVFEAGSPASAGNALKGRVPSGDSPPGNGSGPRHINDSPFGTLPGSAEPPLSRMRPEGSEPPGPPTTGPRRKPGCSRKNRTRSQCRLGQAGSGGGGAGDAEGSGALPSLTHSLAPLGLALVLWTVLRPC